The sequence ATTCTATTAAAGAGGGATTTAAACAAGGGAAAATTGCTTGATGTTCCGGCTTTTGAGGGGTCGATTGAAGAGGTGGAAAAGGTCGACGTCTTATCCTCCCCTCAAAAGAAGTGGTTCGCTATTTTGATTCCCGTTCTCTTCGCTCTTGACGTTGTGGCAATGTTCGTCTTTAATCTTCAAGGTGGGGATGCAACAGCCTTAGTTGGTGGAACAGCCATCCTAATTTTTCTACTGATTAACCTAACAGGGTTTAAAGTTAAAGGATTATCAAAGACGACAAGAAGAATCATTGATGGTTTCCAGTTTGGATTTAAGGTGTTTGGTCCTGTTATCCCTATTGCTGCCTTCTTTTACTTAGGTGATGCCGGTTTTGAGACAATCATTGGAGGAGACTTTCTTCCAGTAGCATCAAATGGGATTGTCAATGATTTAGGTGTGGCTTTGGCAAGCGTTGTACCGTTAACTGCTGAAATTGGTGCCGTCACATTAACCATTGTAGGAGCAATTACTGGTTTAGACGGTTCTGGTTTTTCTGGCATCTCCCTTTCAGGTTCGATCGCTAACTTATTCTCACACGCCATTGGGGATGGCGCAGCAACCTTGACGGCCCTCGGTCAAATATCCGCGATTTGGGTTGGCGGAGGTACACTAATCCCTTGGGCACTAATCCCAGCTGCTGCCATTTGTAATGTAAGTCCTTTTGAGCTTGCTAGAAGAAACCTTTTACCTGTTTGTATTGGTTTAGTTGTTACAACCATTGTTGCGATGTTTTTAATCTAATAGAAAAAGAGCATCCCTGTTGTTGCCCAGGCGATGCTCCTTTCTATTATTCTTCTATATTTTGAACGATATCACTTACGTTAGGTATTTCCTCAATTAAACCAACATTTTTTAACCAGTGAGATACTTCTACCCATAATTCCCCGTCTTGAGTTCCAAAATCATCAACCCCTCCCATTTTTGGAAGCAGGATTTCAATACTTTCTTTCTCTACGGCCTCTTCTAATGGGAAGTTGGCTTGATCTTGGTTATTTAATAGAATAGTAAGAGCTTCCTCCGGATTTTCACTCATAAACTCGTACCCTTTTTGGGCTGCTCTCCAGAATGCTTGAATTGCATCTTTTTCCTTTTCCCATGTATCATCACTTGTAATCAATACAATCTCATTGTAGCTAGGGACACCGTAATCCACTGGATTAAAATAACGGGTTTTGAATCCACTATGTTTTAAAACTGGAACTTCATGATTAACAAAGGCCCCAATGACAGCATCTACATTTTCCGTAACTAAGGAAGAATTCAATTCAAAACCAACATCAATCATTTCCACTTGATTGATATTGCCGCCATCATGGGAAACCATTGTTTCAAGCAGTGCTTCATTTAAAGGGATTCCCGGATAACCAACCTTTTTGCCTTCTAAATCCTTTGGTGATTTCACCGGACTGTCTGCTGCAACGACAATATGGTTCGTCGGGGACTGAACGATGCCCGCAATTGATTTCACAGGTACATTTTCATTCGCACGAGCCATAATAACATCTGGCTGATAATATAAGCCTAACGTTACCTTACCTGCTGCAGTTAACGTCAACGGATCGGTCGTATTAGCTGGAAACTGAATATCCAATTTGACTCCTTCTTCTTCAAAATAACCTTTTTCTTGAGCCACATATAAATAACTGTGAACTGCATTTGGATACCAATCCAGCATAATACTCACTTCTTTCAGCTCTTTACCATCATCTGCTGCTTCTGTAGAGGCCGAATCGGTACTACCACAGGCTGTTAAAACCAACAGGATTAAAAATCCTAAACTAATTGAAGCCCATTTTTTCATCTTAATTTCTCCATTTCAAACATATTTTTTCTAACCAGATCACGAGTAAAAATAAGATCATTCCAACAAGTGCTAGAATCACAATTGGGGCAAAGACAGCCGCTCCATCAAATTGGGTCATCATCCGGCGGCTAAAGTAGCCAAGCCCTGCTTGTGCTCCTAACCACTCTCCAATTGCGGCCCCGATCACACTAGCGGTTACAGC is a genomic window of Niallia sp. XMNu-256 containing:
- a CDS encoding ABC transporter substrate-binding protein → MKKWASISLGFLILLVLTACGSTDSASTEAADDGKELKEVSIMLDWYPNAVHSYLYVAQEKGYFEEEGVKLDIQFPANTTDPLTLTAAGKVTLGLYYQPDVIMARANENVPVKSIAGIVQSPTNHIVVAADSPVKSPKDLEGKKVGYPGIPLNEALLETMVSHDGGNINQVEMIDVGFELNSSLVTENVDAVIGAFVNHEVPVLKHSGFKTRYFNPVDYGVPSYNEIVLITSDDTWEKEKDAIQAFWRAAQKGYEFMSENPEEALTILLNNQDQANFPLEEAVEKESIEILLPKMGGVDDFGTQDGELWVEVSHWLKNVGLIEEIPNVSDIVQNIEE